The proteins below come from a single Zea mays cultivar B73 chromosome 8, Zm-B73-REFERENCE-NAM-5.0, whole genome shotgun sequence genomic window:
- the LOC103634780 gene encoding beta-1,2-xylosyltransferase XYXT1 isoform X1 — protein sequence MEGGGKLVAYRYGGGVEPRKFGLGGLVAGLLLVTCAYYFSTVKLDAVRIVMSKQPMNPSEAFRSRAKNAAAGTVGSPANGGDSSKQTSESGGLQDQGAWSSKDGDGVSSSSFGQGESGRHLFGGPVSSFEEKQRDDAVHEKDDDDPRAGVAALPPLSSDIMQESGGGLEDLELQVQNAIAAAAAAAPPKESNSVSSNDPGSSSSEIFPSGPGPADQVPVPATSPEIEPLFANQIPAASSEVKAAPPFHLDPPVADAEAKQTAPLREWKPLCDLTSNRRIDWCELEGDVRVVGGSNGSVTLVAAPGADERSFHEESWSIKPYPRKADPNAMRSVRALAVRSVATAPPVACTDWHGVPALVFSARGYTGNYFHAYTDVILPLFLTARQYAGEVLLLVTGFQAWWVGKYLPVFRSLSNYEPVDLDRDRDPRVRCFRRVQVGLTSHDDFSIDPRRAPNGYSMLDFTRFMRATYGLPRDAVPRRGRGRPRPRLLVIARARTRRFLNAEDIVRGARKVGFEVVVSEVAQEVAAFAELVNTCDAVVGVHGAGLTNMVFLPPGGVVIQVLPLGPLEFVASYFRGPARDMGLSYLEYRISPEESTLLDQYPRDHPVLTDPMSVQAKDWVSFMGVYLFKQDVRLDMKRFRPVLKKALARLRAKPRNNNNK from the exons ATGGAGGGCGGCGGGAAGTTAGTAGCATACAGGTATGGCGGCGGCGTGGAGCCCCGCAAGTTCGGGCTCGGCGGCCTTGTCGCCGGCCTCCTCCTCGTGACCTGCGCCTACTACTTCTCCACCGTCAAACTCGACGCCGTCCGCATCGTCATGAGCAAGCAACCGATGAACCCATCAGAAGCAT TCAGGTCCCGTGCCAAGAATGCAGCAGCTGGGACGGTTGGGTCGCCGGCGAACGGCGGCGACAGCTCGAAGCAGACATCAG AGTCGGGCGGCCTGCAAGATCAAGGTGCATGGTCGTCGAAGGATGGCGACGGCGTATCCTCGTCCTCGTTCGGGCAAGGCGAATCAGGCAGGCATCTATTTGGAG GTCCAGTAAGCTCGTTCGAGGAGAAGCAGAGAGATGATGccgttcatgagaaggatgatgatGACCCACGTGCTGGAGTTGCTGCTCTTCctcccttgtcatcagacatcatgCAGGAATCAG GAGGAGGTCTTGAAGATCTGGAACTGCAGGTGCAGAATGCtattgcagcagcagcagctgcagctCCACCCAAGGAAAGCAATAGTGTCAGCAGCAACGATCCTGGCAGCTCGTCCTCTGAGATTTTTCCGTCTGGTCCAGGACCAGCTGATCAAGTCCCTGTTCCTGCTACCTCTCCAGAAATTGAGCCCCTTTTTGCAAACCAAATTCCTGCTGCTTCTTCGGAGGTTAAGGCCGCCCCTCCATTTCATTTGGATCCACCTGTCGCTGACGCTGAGGCCAAGCAAACAG cgccgctgcgggAGTGGAAGCCGCTGTGCGACCTGACGTCGAACCGTCGCATCGACTGGTGCGAGCTGGAGGGCGACGTCCGCGTGGTCGGCGGCTCCAACGGCAGCGTCACCCTGGTGGCAGCCCCTGGCGCGGACGAGCGCAGCTTTCACGAGGAGTCGTGGAGCATCAAGCCGTACCCGCGCAAGGCGGACCCGAACGCCATGCGCAGCGTGCGCGCGCTGGCGGTGCGGTCGGTGGCCACGGCGCCGCCGGTGGCCTGCACGGACTGGCACGGCGTGCCGGCGCTGGTGTTCTCGGCGCGCGGGTACACGGGGAACTACTTCCACGCGTACACGGACGTGATCCTGCCGCTGTTCCTGACGGCGCGGCAGTACGCGGGCGAGGTGCTGCTGCTGGTGACCGGCTTCCAGGCGTGGTGGGTGGGCAAGTACCTGCCGGTGTTCCGGAGCCTGTCCAACTACGAGCCGGTGGACCTGGACCGGGACCGGGACCCGCGCGTGCGCTGCTTCCGCCGCGTCCAGGTGGGGCTCACCAGCCACGACGACTTCAGCATCGACCCGCGCCGCGCGCCCAACGGCTACTCCATGCTGGACTTCACCCGGTTCATGCGCGCCACCTACGGGCTCCCGCGCGACGCCGTGCcgcggcgggggcgggggcggccaaggCCGCGGCTCCTGGTGATCGCGCGCGCGCGCACGCGGCGGTTCCTCAACGCGGAGGACATCGTGCGCGGCGCGCGGAAGGTGGGGTTCGAGGTGGTGGTGTCGGAGGTGGCGCAGGAGGTGGCGGCGTTCGCGGAGCTGGTGAACACGTGCGACGCGGTGGTGGGCGTGCACGGAGCGGGGCTGACCAACATGGTGTTCCTGCCCCCGGGCGGGGTGGTCATCCAGGTGCTGCCGCTGGGCCCGCTGGAGTTCGTGGCCAGCTACTTCCGGGGCCCGGCCAGGGACATGGGGCTCAGCTACCTCGAGTACCGCATCTCGCCGGAGGAGAGCACGCTGCTGGACCAGTACCCGCGGGACCACCCCGTGCTCACGGATCCCATGAGCGTCCAGGCCAAGGACTGGGTGTCCTTCATGGGGGTCTACCTCTTCAAGCAGGACGTCCGCCTCGACATGAAGCGATTCCGCCCTGTCCTCAAGAAGGCACTCGCGCGACTTAGAGCCAAACCCAGGAATAACAACAACAAATGA
- the LOC103634780 gene encoding beta-1,2-xylosyltransferase XYXT1 isoform X2 — MEGGGKLVAYRYGGGVEPRKFGLGGLVAGLLLVTCAYYFSTVKLDAVRIVMSKQPMNPSEAFRSRAKNAAAGTVGSPANGGDSSKQTSESGGLQDQGAWSSKDGDGVSSSSFGQGESGRHLFGVSSFEEKQRDDAVHEKDDDDPRAGVAALPPLSSDIMQESGGGLEDLELQVQNAIAAAAAAAPPKESNSVSSNDPGSSSSEIFPSGPGPADQVPVPATSPEIEPLFANQIPAASSEVKAAPPFHLDPPVADAEAKQTAPLREWKPLCDLTSNRRIDWCELEGDVRVVGGSNGSVTLVAAPGADERSFHEESWSIKPYPRKADPNAMRSVRALAVRSVATAPPVACTDWHGVPALVFSARGYTGNYFHAYTDVILPLFLTARQYAGEVLLLVTGFQAWWVGKYLPVFRSLSNYEPVDLDRDRDPRVRCFRRVQVGLTSHDDFSIDPRRAPNGYSMLDFTRFMRATYGLPRDAVPRRGRGRPRPRLLVIARARTRRFLNAEDIVRGARKVGFEVVVSEVAQEVAAFAELVNTCDAVVGVHGAGLTNMVFLPPGGVVIQVLPLGPLEFVASYFRGPARDMGLSYLEYRISPEESTLLDQYPRDHPVLTDPMSVQAKDWVSFMGVYLFKQDVRLDMKRFRPVLKKALARLRAKPRNNNNK; from the exons ATGGAGGGCGGCGGGAAGTTAGTAGCATACAGGTATGGCGGCGGCGTGGAGCCCCGCAAGTTCGGGCTCGGCGGCCTTGTCGCCGGCCTCCTCCTCGTGACCTGCGCCTACTACTTCTCCACCGTCAAACTCGACGCCGTCCGCATCGTCATGAGCAAGCAACCGATGAACCCATCAGAAGCAT TCAGGTCCCGTGCCAAGAATGCAGCAGCTGGGACGGTTGGGTCGCCGGCGAACGGCGGCGACAGCTCGAAGCAGACATCAG AGTCGGGCGGCCTGCAAGATCAAGGTGCATGGTCGTCGAAGGATGGCGACGGCGTATCCTCGTCCTCGTTCGGGCAAGGCGAATCAGGCAGGCATCTATTTGGAG TAAGCTCGTTCGAGGAGAAGCAGAGAGATGATGccgttcatgagaaggatgatgatGACCCACGTGCTGGAGTTGCTGCTCTTCctcccttgtcatcagacatcatgCAGGAATCAG GAGGAGGTCTTGAAGATCTGGAACTGCAGGTGCAGAATGCtattgcagcagcagcagctgcagctCCACCCAAGGAAAGCAATAGTGTCAGCAGCAACGATCCTGGCAGCTCGTCCTCTGAGATTTTTCCGTCTGGTCCAGGACCAGCTGATCAAGTCCCTGTTCCTGCTACCTCTCCAGAAATTGAGCCCCTTTTTGCAAACCAAATTCCTGCTGCTTCTTCGGAGGTTAAGGCCGCCCCTCCATTTCATTTGGATCCACCTGTCGCTGACGCTGAGGCCAAGCAAACAG cgccgctgcgggAGTGGAAGCCGCTGTGCGACCTGACGTCGAACCGTCGCATCGACTGGTGCGAGCTGGAGGGCGACGTCCGCGTGGTCGGCGGCTCCAACGGCAGCGTCACCCTGGTGGCAGCCCCTGGCGCGGACGAGCGCAGCTTTCACGAGGAGTCGTGGAGCATCAAGCCGTACCCGCGCAAGGCGGACCCGAACGCCATGCGCAGCGTGCGCGCGCTGGCGGTGCGGTCGGTGGCCACGGCGCCGCCGGTGGCCTGCACGGACTGGCACGGCGTGCCGGCGCTGGTGTTCTCGGCGCGCGGGTACACGGGGAACTACTTCCACGCGTACACGGACGTGATCCTGCCGCTGTTCCTGACGGCGCGGCAGTACGCGGGCGAGGTGCTGCTGCTGGTGACCGGCTTCCAGGCGTGGTGGGTGGGCAAGTACCTGCCGGTGTTCCGGAGCCTGTCCAACTACGAGCCGGTGGACCTGGACCGGGACCGGGACCCGCGCGTGCGCTGCTTCCGCCGCGTCCAGGTGGGGCTCACCAGCCACGACGACTTCAGCATCGACCCGCGCCGCGCGCCCAACGGCTACTCCATGCTGGACTTCACCCGGTTCATGCGCGCCACCTACGGGCTCCCGCGCGACGCCGTGCcgcggcgggggcgggggcggccaaggCCGCGGCTCCTGGTGATCGCGCGCGCGCGCACGCGGCGGTTCCTCAACGCGGAGGACATCGTGCGCGGCGCGCGGAAGGTGGGGTTCGAGGTGGTGGTGTCGGAGGTGGCGCAGGAGGTGGCGGCGTTCGCGGAGCTGGTGAACACGTGCGACGCGGTGGTGGGCGTGCACGGAGCGGGGCTGACCAACATGGTGTTCCTGCCCCCGGGCGGGGTGGTCATCCAGGTGCTGCCGCTGGGCCCGCTGGAGTTCGTGGCCAGCTACTTCCGGGGCCCGGCCAGGGACATGGGGCTCAGCTACCTCGAGTACCGCATCTCGCCGGAGGAGAGCACGCTGCTGGACCAGTACCCGCGGGACCACCCCGTGCTCACGGATCCCATGAGCGTCCAGGCCAAGGACTGGGTGTCCTTCATGGGGGTCTACCTCTTCAAGCAGGACGTCCGCCTCGACATGAAGCGATTCCGCCCTGTCCTCAAGAAGGCACTCGCGCGACTTAGAGCCAAACCCAGGAATAACAACAACAAATGA